One Drosophila subobscura isolate 14011-0131.10 chromosome U, UCBerk_Dsub_1.0, whole genome shotgun sequence DNA window includes the following coding sequences:
- the LOC117900644 gene encoding probable cGMP 3',5'-cyclic phosphodiesterase subunit delta, which translates to MGSDDQSAADKIQKGFQINYMILRDADSGKIIWQENKDFSAPDVEHEARVPVKILDMRAVSREINFSTVESMENFRLDQKVLFKGRIMEEWFFEMGFVGASTTNTWQSTIEAAPESQMMPAKVLNGNVTIQTSFYDNETLITKSVVRLYYI; encoded by the coding sequence ATGGGTTCCGACGACCAGAGTGCCGCCGACAAGATCCAGAAGGGGTTCCAGATAAATTACATGATATTGCGTGACGCGGACAGCGGCAAGATTATATGGCAAGAGAACAAGGACTTTTCGGCACCGGACGTGGAGCACGAGGCGCGGGTGCCCGTCAAAATACTGGACATGCGGGCGGTGTCGCGTGAGATCAACTTCAGCACCGTCGAGTCAATGGAGAACTTTCGGCTCGACCAGAAGGTGCTCTTCAAGGGCCGCATCATGGAGGAGTGGTTCTTCGAGATGGGCTTCGTCGGcgccagcaccaccaacacctGGCAGTCCACCATCGAGGCGGCCCCCGAGTCCCAAATGATGCCAGCCAAGGTCTTAAATGGCAATGTGACAATTCAAACCAGTTTCTATGACAACGAAACACTCATCACAAAATCGGTTGTGCGCCTCTACTACATCTAA
- the LOC117900642 gene encoding glutactin, translating into MARIRVGVLILLALVLLALVASSQAQNQKKQKQQRPKPAMGNHKNRRPNKNQQAAGQKQRPNKQKQPQQQQQQQNIPESNVFTASVPVLGRLRGRTLSTDWSGKKILQFLDVPYGKAERFKAAEPASSWRGVLPAHRHHPGCPSIQDLLKYAKLEEDGFDVEDCLRLTVSTKAMEGDLAPVMVYVHGDFFYDGDSVEAAPGYLLEQDVVLVSVRYRLGPFGFLSTMSDDMPGNAAVSDIILALKWVQKHIASFGGDPQRVTLFGQVGGAALVNVLTLSPAVPSGLFHRVIYQSGTALSPAFITDTPLAATKDIARIAGCKQLAKVESLNKCLMRLNATMLLAAFSIHGEDKPSLSGGAYGGVQLVIGGPSGILPEHPGRLLAAEKFQAYPTMGGSVKHGGTFMLRDIFADSFNDTILDDKLTGRQYIETIIAQANGADPTGSWSAFADEEIFSAEDIKNGSFKRLTPGLIDLCSTISLKNPVLLVLQANAKKLPNSTYLYTFDYEGEINRYASSDEEASFVPFDMGVSLTDDNLYLFPWPRFQMLNSNRDIKVAKRMVALWTSFAQTGVPVAPGVPAWAPMSDETGPYMRMGRTISYGDNYLDEYSIAVEEVKRGYSLVNEDYYDLESALLAATMRDRLTPDADAEDDQEDSEENDGETTANEGRGQNLVFIAKKSTRRQKL; encoded by the exons ATGGCAAGGATACGTGTTGGTGTGCTGATCCTCCTGGCATTAGTGCTTTTGGCCCTGGTGGCCAGCAGTCAGGCACAGAACCagaaaaagcagaagcagcagaggccCAAGCCCGCAATGGGCAATCACAAGAACAGACGCCCCAACAAGAACCAGCAGGCAGCcgggcagaagcagaggcccaacaaacagaagcagccacagcagcagcagcagcagcaaaatattcCAGAGTCGAATGTGTTCACCGCCTCGGTGCCCGTTCTGGGCAGACTTCGCGGTCGTACTTTGAGCACGGACTGGTCTGGCAAGAAAATATTGCAATTCCTCGATGTGCCATACGGCAAGGCAGAGCGCTTCAAG GCAGCGGAACCAGCTTCATCCTGGAGAGGAGTTCTGCCCGCCCATCGTCATCATCCCGGTTGCCCGTCCATACAGGACCTGCTGAAGTACGCCAAATTGGAGGAGGATGGCTTCGATGTCGAGGACTGTCTTCGCCTCACTGTCAGCACCAAGGCG ATGGAGGGAGATCTTGCGCCAGTTATGGTTTACGTTCATGGCGACTTCTTCTACGATGGCGACTCCGTGGAGGCTGCCCCTGGCTATCTGCTGGAGCAGGACGTGGTGCTGGTTTCGGTGCGTTACCGCCTGGGGCCTTTCGGCTTCTTGTCCACAATGAGCGATGACATGCCTGGCAATGCGGCCGTCAGCGACATCATCCTGGCCCTTAAGTGGGTGCAGAAGCACATCGCCTCCTTCGGTGGCGATCCACAGCGAGTCACTCTCTTCGGCCAGGTGGGCGGCGCTGCACTTGTCAACGTGCTAACCCTGAGTCCGGCTGTGCCGTCGGGACTCTTCCATCGAGTCATCTATCAGTCGGGCACGGCACTGTCGCCCGCTTTCATCACAGACACCCCCCTGGCTGCCACCAAGGACATTGCTCGCATTGCCGGCTgcaagcagctggccaaggtGGAGTCGCTGAACAAGTGCCTAATGCGGCTCAATGCCACAATGCTGTTGGCCGCCTTCAGCATCCATGGCGAGGACAAGCCCTCGCTGAGCGGCGGCGCCTATGGTGGGGTTCAGCTGGTCATTGGTGGACCTTCCGGCATACTGCCGGAGCATCCGGGACGTCTGCTGGCCGCCGAGAAGTTCCAGGCATATCCCACAATGGGTGGCAGCGTCAAGCATGGCGGCACCTTCATGCTGAGAG ACATATTTGCGGACAGCTTCAACGACACAATTCTGGATGACAAGCTGACTGGGCGGCAGTACATTGAGACCATCATAGCGCAGGCTAATGGCGCAGATCCCACTGGCTCCTGGAGCGCGTTTGCCGACGAGGAGATCTTCAGTGCCGAGGACATCAAGAATGGCAGCTTCAAGCGTCTTACCCCAGGACTGATCGAT CTGTGCAGCACAATTTCTCTGAAGAATCCCGTGCTCTTGGTGCTCCAGGCCAATGCCAAGAAGCTGCCCAACAGCACCTATCTGTACACCTTCGACTACGAGGGCGAGATCAATCGATACGCCAGCAGCGATGAGGAAGCCTCCTTTGTGCCCTTCGACATGGGCGTGTCGCTGACCGACGACAATCTCTACCTGTTCCCCTGGCCACGCTTCCAGATGCTCAACTCCAACCGCGACATCAAGGTGGCCAAGCGCATGGTGGCCCTGTGGACATCCTTCGCCCAGACGGGTGTACCCGTGGCCCCTGGTGTGCCCGCCTGGGCACCCATGAGCGACGAGACGGGGCCCTACATGCGCATGGGTCGCACCATCAGCTACGGCGACAACTATCTCGATGAATACAGCATTGCGGTGGAGGAGGTCAAGCGGGGCTACAGCCTGGTCAACGAGGATTACTATGACCTGGAGTCGGCCCTGCTGGCAGCCACCATGCGGGATAGGTTGACGCCTGACGCGGATGCCGAGGACGATCAGGAGGATTCAGAGGAGAACGATGGCGAGACGACTGCCAATGAGGGACGCGGACAAAATCTGGTCTTCATTGCCAAGAAGTCAACGCGCAGACAAAAATTGTAA
- the LOC117901317 gene encoding macrophage mannose receptor 1-like yields the protein MPKTASSLLLYILIASQLQRSLTSDSSATLSTESSESQCGGYCFTALKPMLDHIAANQQQWNACDATNQQCEAKLERMESQLEVLQEKVSAIEALKAPEGNLVGVPKAKKLENFVQIGSRFFYIEQHHRVNWFAGTNICRQMGGHLASPSSEEELNAIKERLTRGRNYWLGVSDLANEGLYLSQATGNMASYLSWPSGEPNNHNGDENCVELRSDADFLMNDIECTSKTYFICEAANELIYRMFTLVSLLLCTLTAVCLPGSSSSDSVSGNAGRLDKVESQVAVLQSQQGGGSDNFWKIGSKSFYIEENQKVNWHSALDICHELGGHLADPDNQQELNSIKQRLTRGRHYWLGISDLANEGLFLSQDTGKRATFLRWIYGEPNNYGNYEHCVELKSQQERPFLMNDAPCGLKSYFICEKE from the exons ATGCCCAAGACCGCGTCGTCCCTCCTCTTGTACATATTGATTGCTTCGCAACTGCAGAGATCTTTGACAAGTGATTCG AGTGCCACATTGTCGACTGAGAGTTCTGAAAGCCAGTGCGGTGGATATTGCTTTACCGCATTGAAGCCTATGCTGGACCACATTGCTGCCAATCAGCAGCAATGGAATGCCTGCGACGCCACCAACCAGCAATGCGAGGCCAAACTGGAAAGGATGGAAAGCCAGCTGGAAGTCCTTCAGGAAAAAGTGTCCGCAATCGAAGCACTAAAGGCTCCTGAGGGAAACCTGGTGGGGGTTCCGAAAGCAAAGAAACTGGAGAACTTTGTGCAGATCGGCTCGAGGTTCTTCTACATCGAACAGCATCACAGAGTCAATTGGTTTGCCGGTACGAATATATGCCGCCAGATGGGCGGACATCTGGCGAGTCCGAGCAGCGAGGAAGAGTTGAATGCCATTAAGGAAAGGCTCACACGTGGCCGAAACTATTGGCTTGGAGTCTCTGACTTGGCCAATGAGGGTTTGTACTTGTCGCAGGCCACGGGAAATATGGCATCGTATCTAAGCTGGCCCTCTGGAGAACCCAACAATCACAATGGTGACGAAAATTGCGTAGAACTTCGATCCGATGCTGACTTCCTAATGAATGACATCGAGTGTACATCTAAAACGTATTTCATTTGCGAGGCAGCCAATGaat TAATTTATAGAATGTTCACTCTTGTGTCTCTGCTCCTGTGTACGCTGActgctgtgtgtctgccagGAAGCTCGTCAAGTGATTCGGTGAGTGGAAATGCTGGACGGCTGGACAAGGTCGAGAGCCAGGTGGCAGTGCTGCAGTCGCAACAAGGGGGTGGCTCGGATAACTTCTGGAAAATCGGTTCAAAGTCCTTCTACATTGAGGAGAATCAAAAAGTCAACTGGCACTCCGCATTGGATATATGCCATGAGTTGGGCGGCCATCTGGCCGATCCGGACAACCAACAAGAACTGAACTCCATCAAGCAGAGACTCACCCGCGGCCGGCACTATTGGCTGGGCATCTCCGACCTGGCCAATGAGGGCTTGTTCCTCTCCCAGGACACTGGCAAGAGGGCCACTTTCCTCAGGTGGATTTATGGCGAACCAAATAACTATGGCAACTACGAACATTGTGTCGAACTGAAGTCACAGCAAGAAAGACCATTCCTAATGAATGACGCTCCCTGTGGTCTCAagtcatattttatttgcgagaaagaatga
- the LOC117900652 gene encoding glutactin: MQLVLGLLIIILGVHWGVEARVRGKLYDEEKDTIIELPKLGSIQGKILETAWTKREVLQFVDVRYAEPPTGQHRFKAPRPIEPWEDVMDATAEKIGCPSVVSMDSLRKLDDVLDVEDCLTMTITTPNVTAKLPVLVYIHGEYLYEGSNSEAPPDYLLEKDVVLVTPQYRLGPFGFLSTKTDEIPGNAGFLDIFLALQFVKHFIKYFGGDASRVTVAGQVGGAAIAHLLTLSPLVQRGLFSQVIYHSGSAIMPIFLEEDPRKHAQEIAKKADCKMVTVRDLNTCLMELTALELLNAFMEHALEKSDLGIGHTGGIQFTIGGPSGVLPKHPYDLMLESNFSYPAMGGCPKNAGTRVLNEIVDNDFEGKIPDDEYDTYNYIDHVIRQVVGTDKTMLLTSFVTHDFFNRQLLENGTFDTLIPRLIDVAGTLNHKLPVLLALNMNNKHNPDNTFLYSFDYAGEFNRYREMDEETNMQSPFKAGVSLTDEALYLFPYPDHVKRLSPPDVTMAHRMVELWTNFVISGNPLGSYRSGYWPPMTTLYGPYMKIDETLTIGGNYFNEFSATLRDEDQGQSLIREIYYLRSQSRKRAKAQRKKQLAAATASRMKKLEVRKSLVKRPNRNKIRL, from the exons ATGCAGCTCGTACTCGgactcctcatcatcatcctggGCGTCCACTGGGGTGTGGAGGCACGCGTCCGCGGCAAGCTCTACGACGAGGAGAAAGACACCATCATTGAGCTACCAAAGCTGGGCAGCATCCAGGGAAAAATTCTAGAAACTGCCTGGACCAAGCGGGAGGTGCTGCAATTTGTCGATGTCAGATACGCCGAGCCTCCCACGGGTCAGCATCGATTCAAG GCACCGCGACCGATTGAACCGTGGGAAGATGTGATGGATGCCACAGCGGAAAAGATTGGATGCCCTTCGGTGGTGTCGATGGACTCGCTGCGCAAGCTGGACGATGTGCTGGACGTTGAGGATTGCCTTACGATGACCATCACAACGCCGAATGTGACTGCAAAGCTGCCCGTGCTGGTCTACATACACGGGGAGTATCTGTACGAGGGCAGCAACTCCGAGGCGCCGCCAGACTATCTGCTCGAGAAGGATGTGGTGCTGGTGACGCCGCAGTACCGCTTGGGCCCCTTCGGCTTTCTGTCAACCAAAACCGATGAAATACCCGGAAACGCTGGATTCCTGGACATCTTTCTTGCTCTGCAGTTTGTCAAACATTTCATCAAGTACTTTGGCGGCGATGCGTCTCGTGTCACTGTGGCGGGACAGGTAGGTGGAGCGGCCATCGCACATTTGCTCACCCTCTCGCCGCTGGTGCAGCGGGGTCTCTTTAGCCAGGTGATCTACCACTCGGGCTCGGCCATTATGCCCATCTTCCTCGAGGAGGATCCTCGCAAGCACGCCCAGGAGATAGCCAAGAAGGCTGACTGCAAGATGGTGACAGTGCGAGACCTCAACACTTGCCTCATGGAGCTCACGGCATTGGAGCTGCTGAACGCTTTCATGGAACATGCG CTCGAGAAATCTGACCTGGGCATTGGCCATACGGGCGGCATACAGTTCACCATTGGTGGACCGAGTGGCGTGCTGCCGAAGCATCCCTACGATCTCATGCTGGAGTCCAATTTCTCCTATCCGGCCATGGGTGGCTGCCCCAAAAACGCCGGCACTCGAGTGCTCAACGAGATCGTGGACAACGACTTCGAGGGAAAGATTCCGGATGATGAGTACGATACGTACAACTACATCGACCATGTGATACGCCAGGTGGTGGGCACTGACAAGACCATGCTGCTCACCAGCTTCGTCACGCACGACTTCTTCAATcgccagctgctggagaaTGGAACTTTCGACACCCTGATACCCAGGCTCATCGAT GTGGCTGGAACCCTGAATCACAAGCTGCCCGTGCTGCTGGCGCTGAATatgaacaacaaacacaacccGGACAACACGTTCCTCTACTCATTCGACTATGCGGGCGAGTTCAATAGGTATCGTGAAATGGACGAGGAGACGAACATGCAGAGTCCGTTCAAGGCGGGCGTCTCGCTGACCGACGAGGCCCTCTACCTCTTCCCCTATCCCGATCATGTGAAGCGTCTGAGTCCGCCGGACGTGACAATGGCCCACCGAATGGTCGAACTGTGGACAAACTTTGTGATCAGCGGCAATCCCCTGGGCTCCTATCGTTCCGGCTATTGGCCGCCAATGACCACGCTCTACGGCCCGTACATGAAGATCGACGAGACGCTGACAATTGGCGGCAACTATTTCAACGAGTTCTCCGCCACGTTGCGCGACGAGGATCAGGGCCAGAGTCTTATACGCGAAATCTACTACCTTCGCAGCCAAAGTCGCAAGAGGGCCAAGGCACAGCGCAAGAAGCAATTGGCTGCGGCAACTGCCAGTCGGATGAAGAAGCTGGAGGTTCGCAAGAGTCTGGTGAAGCGACCAAATCGCAACAAGATACGGCTATGA
- the LOC117900651 gene encoding glutactin gives MQSLPSWVQLLALALCICQICALQPRPRSDDADYDFSAENEDSFTPQPLRPPPWQEAPQPQEARVQVPGVGDIVGVRGYKTISGRPINAFLGVRYAQVGAGLGRFQQARATSFQGRVDATTASPNCAQFPELQRLQAAEARGENVDDCLTLNIYAPEGARDLPVLVFVHGEMLFDGGAEEAQPDYVLENDIVLVSINYRLAPFGFLSALSDQLPGNVALSDIHLALEWLQRNLPHFGGNSGKVTLVGQAGGATLVHALSLSGRATNLFQQLILQSGTALNPYLIDERPLETLATFARLARCPYAGRSLAPLYDCLSRLPTSQVVSAFEQLLQQNEASGLSFLGGFKLVVGDPLGYLPEHPAALAAKAANSSVPMIVGAAKDASAFILSRFYDQIQRVQSQNVSDFINVVLRHTAPPSQHQAWLDWARREIFSQEHDRTASAHSVSQGLLELSNMILYRAPVIYSIRLSHKKSPVYLYTFDYRGEHHRFGHLDNPLPFGVDASLSDDSVYLFPYPPEASRLNPVDKSLSRALVTMWVNFAVSGIPNQNAGVWPKATSEYGPFLRFTNSRQSMLELDPHFGDGLYAPNLYGQYFNATNSTTTAAATTTTTTTTTTTTRRPYVYNPYVNRQPNPYPYNYNATTTTSTTTTTTRRPMYAYNPYANWQPNRQPGQAQPFPRRPTDPAYERAQEIRRQQVIREQQEREQRIREQREREQQQQEEQQRREEEEREQRRVQEQREQEAQRELEQRYQMQREKQQREQQQREQLAREQQEVLEQQQREREQREQAAREQWERNRERAEVHRSPQEELEQRQREWERQQREREREQTINPDEPDDRELEEREQQEREEQQRQQILHEQRLQYEQRQREQQQREQEQREQLAREQQEQQEQQQREQEQREQEEREQQEREEQQREEMARGHQPYEPEEQESSRRPYPSYEDYVRRDEEEEPVDSDPEIDESSNRNYAEEQEREQQQREQLYREQQEREREQQEQEREQQEQEREQQEQEREQQERGRQSQNPNEDEEDQQDRRQPYQSYEEYLRATEEAEAAAAAAQDTEPEPEPERENDPSAYESYDDYIRAQQERQEAEERERAVQEGWEHSRPEYPGYRQFVGNHHSSPQHAKQLRRQQRPNL, from the exons ATGCAGTCGTTGCCTTCCTGGGTCCAACTGCTGGCGTTGGCACTCTGCATATGCCAGATCTGCGCCCTACAACCCAGGCCTAGGTCTGATGATGCCGACTATGACTTTAGTGCGGAGAACGAGGATTCGTTCACGCCGCAGCCACTAAGGCCGCCACCATGGCAAGAGGCTCCCCAGCCACAGGAGGCTCGTGTGCAAGTTCCCGGCGTGGGCGACATTGTCGGTGTACGCGGCTATAAGACGATCTCGGGACGGCCAATCAATGCATTCCTTGGCGTGCGCTATGCCCAAGTGGGCGCCGGCCTGGGACGTTTCCAGCAGGCCAGGGCCACGAGTTTCCAGGGCAGAGTGGATGCCACGACAGCCAGTCCAAATTGCGCTCAATTTCCGGagctgcagcgactgcaggCGGCCGAGGCACGCGGAGAGAACGTTGACGATTGCCTGACCCTCAACATATATGCGCCCGAAGGAGCACGCGATCTGCCCGTCCTGGTCTTTGTGCACGGGGAGATGCTATTCGATGGAGGTGCCGAGGAGGCCCAGCCGGACTACGTGCTGGAGAACGACATTGTCCTGGTGTCGATCAACTATCGTCTGGCTCCGTTCGGATTCCTCAGCGCCCTCAGCGATCAGCTGCCCGGCAATGTGGCACTCTCGGACATCCACCTGGCCTTGGAGTGGCTGCAGCGCAACCTTCCCCACTTTGGCGGCAACTCTGGAAAGGTGACTCTTGTGGGTCAGGCAGGCGGCGCCACGCTGGTCCATGCCCTCAGCCTCAGCGGTCGTGCAACGAACCTCTTCCAGCAGCTCATCCTGCAGTCTGGCACGGCCCTCAATCCGTACCTCATCGACGAACGTCCCCTGGAAACTCTGGCCACATTCGCGCGCCTCGCCCGCTGTCCGTATGCCGGTCGCAGTCTGGCACCGCTCTACGACTGCCTCAGCCGTCTGCCCACCTCCCAGGTGGTCAGCGCCTTCGAGCAACTGCTGCAACAGAACGAGGCAAGCGGCCTCAGCTTCCTGGGCGGCTTCAAGCTCGTGGTGGGCGATCCCCTGGGCTACCTGCCCGAGCATCCTGCCGCGCTGGCTGCCAAAGCGGCCAACAGCAGTGTGCCCATGATTGTGGGTGCCGCCAAAGATGCCAGCGCCTTTATTCTATCAC GCTTCTACGACCAGATACAGCGCGTACAGTCGCAGAATGTGAGCGACTTCATCAACGTGGTGCTGCGCCACACGGCGCCTCCAAGCCAACACCAGGCATGGCTGGACTGGGCACGCAGGGAGATCTTTTCGCAGGAGCACGATCGCACGGCCAGTGCCCACAGTGTGTCCCAGGGCCTGTTGGAGTTGAGTAACATGATCCTGTATCGGGCGCCTGTCATCTACTCCATCCGCCTCTCGCACAAGAAGAGCCCCGTCTATTTGTACACCTTTGACTATCGCGGCGAGCACCATCGGTTCGGCCATCTGGACAATCCCCTGCCCTTTGGTGTGGACGCCTCCCTGAGCGATGACAGCGTGTATCTGTTTCCATATCCGCCAGAGGCTAGCCGCCTTAATCCCGTGGACAAGTCGTTGTCTCGTGCGCTGGTCACCATGTGGGTGAACTTTGCCGTTAGTGGCATACCCAATCAAAATGCTGGCGTCTGGCCTAAGGCCACTTCCGAGTACGGTCCCTTCCTGCGCTTCACCAACTCCAGGCAGAGCATGCTCGAGCTGGACCCACATTTCGGTGACGGACTCTACGCTCCCAATCTCTATGGACAGTACTTCAATGCAACcaacagcaccaccacagcagcagctacaacgacaacgacaacaacgacgacgacgacgaccagaCGTCCGTATGTCTACAATCCTTACGTTAACCGGCAGCCAAACCCCTATCCCTATAACTACAACGCAACGACCACAACTtccacgacaacgacgactACGAGGCGGCCAATGTATGCGTACAATCCGTATGCCAACTGGCAGCCAAACAGACAGCCCGGACAGGCTCAGCCGTTCCCAAGGAGGCCTACGGATCCCGCGTACGAAAGAGCCCAGGAAATCAGGCGGCAACAGGTGATacgggagcagcaggagcgagAGCAGCGGATACGTGAACAGCGCgaaagggagcagcagcagcaagaggagcagcaacgccgcgaggaggaggaacgaGAGCAGCGGCGTGTGCAAGAGCAGCGAGAGCAGGAAGCACAGCGAGAATTGGAGCAGCGCTACcagatgcagagagagaagcagcaacgagagcagcagcagcgagagcagctGGCAAGGGAACAGCAGGAGGTcctggagcaacagcagcgcgaGCGAGAACAGCGTGAACAAGCGGCAAGGGAGCAATGGGAGcgaaacagagagcgagcggaaGTACATCGCAGTccgcaggaggagctggagcagcggcagcgggagtgggagcgacagcagcgtgagcgggagcgggagcaaaCAATCAATCCAGATGAACCAGACGATCGGGAGCTGGAGGAAAGGGAGCAACAGGAAAGAGAagaacagcagcgacagcaaataCTGCATGAACAACGCCTTCAGTACGAGCAGCGGCAacgagagcagcaacagcgagagcaggagcagcgagagcaactggccagagagcagcaggagcaacaagagcagcagcaacgcgaACAAGAGCAACGGGAGCAGGAGGAAAGAGAGCAACAGGAgcgcgaggagcagcagcgagaggaAATGGCGCGTGGCCATCAGCCGTACGAGCCTGAAGAACAGGAGAGCTCTCGCAGGCCCTATCCCAGCTACGAGGACTACGTGCGCAGAGACGAGGAAGAGGAACCAGTCGACTCTGATCCCGAAATCGATGAAAGCTCCAACCGAAACTATGCCGAGGAGCAGGaacgagagcaacaacagcgcgAGCAACTGTATCGCGAGCAACAGGAGCGAGAAcgcgagcagcaggagcaggaacgcgagcagcaggagcaggaacgcgagcaacaggagcaggaacGCGAGCAACAGGAGCGGGGGCGCCAGTCCCAAAACCCGAATGAAGACGAGGAAGATCAGCAAGACCGTAGGCAGCCTTACCAAAGCTACGAGGAGTATTTGAGGGCCACTGAAGAAgctgaagcggcagcagcggctgctcaGGAtactgagcctgagcctgagcctgaacGCGAGAATGATCCCAGCGCATACGAAAGCTACGATGATTACATTCGGGCGCAGCAGGAGCGTCAGGAGGCAGAGGAGCGAGAGCGGGCTGTACAGGAGGGCTGGGAGCACTCTCGCCCAGAATACCCTGGCTATCGGCAGTTTGTCGGCAATCATCACAGCTCCCCGCAGCACGCCAAGCAGctgcgcaggcagcagcgaccCAATTTGTAG
- the LOC117902207 gene encoding SH3 domain-binding protein 1 produces the protein MPLIQAMPTPTPTPTTTPNHPTPRPHPVASRPAQQEHHDHHSPIFKTYAKSMPVTPIQPQSPMEETPSYELYERHARSDATFHFDDDVDVDDDDDDDDLEDTSSLAMITPPPPYDTPYLLSRRTCNSASAAAALSPPVPPPRRFRFGNREFFSMSPGGGGSATPTSTSKGSAITPTKLSAAAAAMFATPQMAQLNRKWAHLQRKRRRRNSSSGDSKELDKLVLQSVDWDENEMY, from the coding sequence ATGCCCCTCATTCAGGccatgcccacgcccacgccgaCACCGACGACCACACCCAATCACCCTACGCCCAGGCCACACCCAGTCGCCAGTCGCCCAGCCCAGCAGGAACATCATGATCATCACAGTCCAATATTCAAGACCTACGCCAAGTCGATGCCTGTGACGCCTATACAACCGCAGTCGCCGATGGAAGAGACGCCCTCCTACGAGCTCTACGAACGCCACGCCCGCTCCGATGCCACATTCCACTTCGACGACGATGtagatgtggatgatgatgacgacgatgatgatttGGAGGATACCTCATCGCTGGCCATGATCACACCGCCGCCACCCTACGACACCCCTTACCTACTATCGCGAAGAACCTGCAACAGtgcgtcggcggcggcggctctaTCGCCACCAGTGCCGCCGCCTCGCAGATTCCGCTTCGGCAACCGGGAGTTCTTCAGCATGAGTccgggtggtggtggcagtgccacgcccacatccacatccaaagGCAGCGCCATAACACCCACAAAACTGAGCGCCGCTGCGGCGGCCATGTTCGCCACACCACAAATGGCCCAACTGAACCGAAAGTGGGCGCATCTGCAGCGGAAGCGACGGCGGCGGAACAGCAGCTCCGGCGACTCCAAGGAGCTCGACAAACTGGTGCTGCAATCGGTCGACTGGGATGAGAATGAGATGTATTAG